The genomic DNA TGCTGGTCGATCTGCTGCGCCGCGGCGGCCCATTGAGCATTGCCGAAATGGCGACGGCGCTGGCGGTTACAGCCACGGCCGTGCGGCAACGGCTGACCCGGTTGATGGGCCAAGGGCTGGTCGAACGGGACATCAATCGCACCGGGCGCGGCCGGCCCAGTCACAAGTACCGCGCCACGGCCAAGGCCCGGCACCAGGCCGGTACCAACGCCCCCGATCTGGCGCTGGCGTTGTGGGACGAGATTCGCGCGGTCGCCGACCCGGCGGTTAAGCGCGGCTTGCTCGAGCGGTTGGCTCAGCGGCTGGCCCGGTTTTACGCTCCGCAAGTCATGGGCGAGTCACTTGACCAGCGCGTCGAGTCGGTGCGCAACGTGTTTGCCGAACGAAACATTCCGCTGGTGGCTACGTTGACCGAGGCCAGCGCGCCCGTTGAAGCCAACACCCCGGCTGAGGCGACTGGACCGGCAGCGGTGGCGACCGGCCTGACGTTGCAGGTGCTCGACTGCCCGTACGGCGAGCTGGCCGAGCACGATCGGGGCGTATGTGCGATGGAGCGAATGCTGTTTTCCGAGCTGTTGGCGACGCCGGTCAAGCTGACCGAGTGCCGGCTGGACGGCCACGCTTGTTGCCAGTTTCAAACGACTTAGGTGAGCGATATATTGCTGGATTCCGCAGGTTTTGACGAACTTCGCTGTTCCCAGCCGGCCTGCCGGTGAACCACCCCCGGACCAGAGACGAAAGCCAAACGCTATGACCGAGATAGTTCAGAAGCTCTTGGCGTCGTTTGGAGAGTTGTCGGACGCGGATCAAGCTGCGTTTGCGAAGTTAATTGTTGCGCAAATTCGGGCTCGACGAGAGGAAAAGACTGACGAATCACCTGCCAGTGATGAAGAAATGGCATTTTTGGCCGATCAGTTGTTCCTGATGTACGACGCGGAGGAAAGCGAACATGCCTGAGCCGCGTCGCGGCGAAGTTTGGATCGTGGATTTAGGTTATCAGGCAAAGACGAGGCCCTGTGCGGTGTTGAGCGTTCCTGTCCGTGATAACGAACGGGCATTAGTTAGCTTTGTGCCACGTACAACTCAGGTGCGCGGAACTCGATTTGAAGTTGCAAGCAACGCAGATTTCTTTGACCAACAAGGTGTGTTTGATGCCCAAGCGATTGATACGATCGATCGCAGTAAGCTTAGGCGCAGAATTGGTGCTTTGACGTCAGCAGAGTTGCATGAGGTGGAAAACGCAGTCAAACGCTGGCTTGGTTTCGAGGCTGATCCAGGCAGTGCATCACCCCCACAGGGGCCTCACGAACGTGACCTTGGAATTACGCAGGAACTCACATGACCAAGCCATGGATTGAAGGACGGTTCGAGGAAAACGTCATCACGACGTCGGTCGAACAGGCGATCAACTGGGCCCGGCAAGCCAGCGTCTGGCCGATGACGTTCGGGCTGGCCTGTTGCGCCATCGAGATGATGGCCGCCGGCGCCAGCCGATACGACCTCGACCGGTTTGGGGCTGGCGCGTTTCGCGCCACGCCGCGGCAAGCCGACCTGATGATCGTGGCCGGCACCGTGACCTACAAAATGGCCAGCCGTGTCCGCCGGCTTTACAACATGATGCCCGACCCCAAGTTCGTCATCGCCATGGGGGCCTGCACCGTCGGCGGCGGACCATACTTCAAGTACGGCTACCACGTGGTCAAGGGGGTCGACCTGGTCGTGCCGGTCGACGTCTATGTGCCGGGCTGTCCGCCGCGCCCCGAAGCCCTGCTCGAAGGGCTGATGCGCATCCAAGACAAAATCCGCGGCTACAAGATCAGCAAGCAGCGCGGCTCGGCCCCGCGATTCCAGGAAGGCATTCAGACTGAGCTCGAGCTGCCGGTGCCGCACCACTCGGGCTACGTCGATGTCGAAGAGAAGCAGCCGGTGTTCGATCATCAGAAGATTACGGGTTAAGCCGAAGTTGCTAGTTGCTGGTTCCTGGCAGCTAGTAAAAGGCTTGGGCCTGATGCGTTTTAACTAGCAACCAGCAACTAGCAACCAGCAACTTTTCATGTCCCAAGAAACTCTCAAAATCTCCAACCTGCATGTTTCGGTCGAAGGCAAGTCGATCTTGCGCGGCGTCGACATGGTCATTCGCCGTGGCGAAGTCCACGCCTTGATGGGCCCCAACGGCTCGGGCAAGACCACGCTCGGCTACGCCATTATGGGTCACCCGAACTACGAGGTGACCGAGGGCTCGATCGAGATCAACGGCCAGGATGTGCTGGCCATGGACCCCAACGAGCGCGCTCGCGCCGGCATCTTCTTGGCCTTTCAGCGGCCGATGTCGATCCCGGGCGTGAAGATGGCCGACTTCTTGCGCCACGCCACGACGAACGTCCGCCGCCCCGACCGCAAGGAAGGGGAAGAACTGATCCCGATGCGCGAGTTCCGCAAGGAACTGAAGGCCAAGATGGAACAGTTGCGAATGGACCCCGAGTTTGCCCGGCGTTACGTCAACGACGGGTTTTCTGGGGGCGAAATGAAACGGGCCGAGATTTTGCAGATGGCCATGCTGCGTCCCAAGTTCGCTATCCTCGACGAGACGGACAGCGGGCTGGACGTCGACGCGGTGCGACTGGCCAGCCAGAGCATTGCCGAGATCGGCGGCGCCGAGATGGGCATCTTGATCATCACCCACCACGACAAGCTGTTGGAACATAACAAGCCGAACTTCACCCACGTGATGCTCGGCGGTCGAATTGTGGAAACCGGCGGACCCGAATTGGCCGTCGAGCTGCACGAGCGCGGCTACGACCGGATTCGCGCCGCCCACCCCGAAGCGGCCGCGGCCGAAGACGCGATGAAGCAACCGCAAGTGGCCGAAGTGGGGACGTAGGAGGGAAGTTGCTAGCTGCTAGTTGCTAGCGGCTAGTAAGAAACACCAGCTTCCTTGTCTTTAACTAGCAACTAGAAACCAGCAACTCGCAACTTTTATCATGGCCACCGAAATTAAACCTGATTTCGACGTCGCAGCGGGCGAAATCAACAAATACGACTTCCGTAACGAAGAGAAGTACGTCTTCAAAAGCCGGAAGGGGCTCGATGCCGAAATCGTGCATCAGATTTCGGACATGAAGAACGAGCCGCAGTGGATGCGCGACTTCCGCTTGAAGAGCCTGGACATCTTCAACAGCAAGCCGACGCCCAAATGGGGCGGCGCGATCGACCTGAACTTCCAGGACATCTACTACTACATCAAGCCGTCCGATCGTCAGGGTCGCAGTTGGGAAGATGTGCCCGCCGACATCAAGAACACCTTCGACCGCCTGGGCATTCCCGAAGCCGAGAAGAAATTCCTGGCCGGCGTGAAGGCCCAGTACGAAAGCGAAGTGGTCTACGGCTCGCTCCGCGAAGACCTGGCCAACCGGGGCGTGATCTTCACCGACACCGACTCGGCCGTCCGCGAATACCCGGACCTGGTCCGCGAGTATTTCTCGACGGTCATTCCCTCGGCCGACAACAAGTTCGCGGCCCTCAACTCGGCGGTCTGGTCGGGCGGCTCGTTCATTTACGTCCCCAAGGGAGTGAAGATCGAGTTCCCGCTGCAGGCCTACTTCCGCATCAATGCCGAGAACATGGGCCAGTTCGAGCGGACGCTGATCATCGTCGACGAGGGGGCGCAGATTCACTATGTCGAAGGCTGCACCGCGCCGATGTACAGCACCGAAAGCCTGCACTCGGCCGTCGTCGAGGTGATCGTCAAGAAGCACGCCCGCTGCCGCTACACCACGATCCAGAATTGGGCCAACAACATCTACAACCTGGTGACCAAGCGGGCGATGGCCTATGAAGGGGCCACCATGGAGTGGATCGATGGCAACCTGGGCAGTCGGCTGACCATGAAGTACCCGGCCGTCTACATGATGGAGCCCGGCGCGCGAGGCGAGATCCTATCGATCGCCTTTTCGTCCAAGGGTCAGCACCAGGACGCCGGCGCCAAGGTCGTCCACTGTGCCCCGCACACCAGCAGCCGAATCATCTCGAAGTCGATCTCCAAGAATGGCGGCCGGGCCAGCTATCGCGGGCTGGTCAAAGTCGAGCCCGGCGCGCACAAGAGCAAGAGCAACGTCGTCTGCGACGCCTTGATCCTCGACTCGCACAGCCGCAGCGACACGTATCCTTACGTCGAAGTGGCCGAGCAGGACGTGTCGATCGGCCACGAGGCGAGCGTCTCGCGCATCGGCGAAGAGCAGTTGTTCTATCTGACCAGCCGCGGCCTGAGCGAGCCCGAGGCCAGCACCATGATCGTCAACGGCTTCGTCGAGCCGCTGGTCCGCGAGTTGCCGATGGAATACGCGGTCGAGATGAACAAGCTGATCGAGCTGCAAATGGAAGGCACGGTCGGGTAACCGACCGCGAAGCAGGCGTCATGGCTACCGTCGTTTGGAACGCCACCGTCGATGATTTGTACCGCGTCGAGGGGAAAGCGGAACTCGTCGATGGAGAACTTGTGCATATGCAGGCGAACGGCGATTGGCATGGCATTGTAACGGGAAACATTTTCATAAGCTTGCACGCTCACGTGAAGCAGCTTGGCGTGGGGGTGGCGTACGGCGACAGCATTGTGTTCCTCTGCGATTTGCCGAACCGGCGCTCGTTCAGCCCGGACGCGGCCTACTACACTG from Planctomycetota bacterium includes the following:
- a CDS encoding transcriptional regulator, which codes for MSTQSETSDGMLVDLLRRGGPLSIAEMATALAVTATAVRQRLTRLMGQGLVERDINRTGRGRPSHKYRATAKARHQAGTNAPDLALALWDEIRAVADPAVKRGLLERLAQRLARFYAPQVMGESLDQRVESVRNVFAERNIPLVATLTEASAPVEANTPAEATGPAAVATGLTLQVLDCPYGELAEHDRGVCAMERMLFSELLATPVKLTECRLDGHACCQFQTT
- the sufB gene encoding Fe-S cluster assembly protein SufB, whose amino-acid sequence is MATEIKPDFDVAAGEINKYDFRNEEKYVFKSRKGLDAEIVHQISDMKNEPQWMRDFRLKSLDIFNSKPTPKWGGAIDLNFQDIYYYIKPSDRQGRSWEDVPADIKNTFDRLGIPEAEKKFLAGVKAQYESEVVYGSLREDLANRGVIFTDTDSAVREYPDLVREYFSTVIPSADNKFAALNSAVWSGGSFIYVPKGVKIEFPLQAYFRINAENMGQFERTLIIVDEGAQIHYVEGCTAPMYSTESLHSAVVEVIVKKHARCRYTTIQNWANNIYNLVTKRAMAYEGATMEWIDGNLGSRLTMKYPAVYMMEPGARGEILSIAFSSKGQHQDAGAKVVHCAPHTSSRIISKSISKNGGRASYRGLVKVEPGAHKSKSNVVCDALILDSHSRSDTYPYVEVAEQDVSIGHEASVSRIGEEQLFYLTSRGLSEPEASTMIVNGFVEPLVRELPMEYAVEMNKLIELQMEGTVG
- a CDS encoding type II toxin-antitoxin system PemK/MazF family toxin, encoding MPEPRRGEVWIVDLGYQAKTRPCAVLSVPVRDNERALVSFVPRTTQVRGTRFEVASNADFFDQQGVFDAQAIDTIDRSKLRRRIGALTSAELHEVENAVKRWLGFEADPGSASPPQGPHERDLGITQELT
- a CDS encoding NADH-quinone oxidoreductase subunit B, whose translation is MTKPWIEGRFEENVITTSVEQAINWARQASVWPMTFGLACCAIEMMAAGASRYDLDRFGAGAFRATPRQADLMIVAGTVTYKMASRVRRLYNMMPDPKFVIAMGACTVGGGPYFKYGYHVVKGVDLVVPVDVYVPGCPPRPEALLEGLMRIQDKIRGYKISKQRGSAPRFQEGIQTELELPVPHHSGYVDVEEKQPVFDHQKITG
- the sufC gene encoding Fe-S cluster assembly ATPase SufC — translated: MSQETLKISNLHVSVEGKSILRGVDMVIRRGEVHALMGPNGSGKTTLGYAIMGHPNYEVTEGSIEINGQDVLAMDPNERARAGIFLAFQRPMSIPGVKMADFLRHATTNVRRPDRKEGEELIPMREFRKELKAKMEQLRMDPEFARRYVNDGFSGGEMKRAEILQMAMLRPKFAILDETDSGLDVDAVRLASQSIAEIGGAEMGILIITHHDKLLEHNKPNFTHVMLGGRIVETGGPELAVELHERGYDRIRAAHPEAAAAEDAMKQPQVAEVGT